The Nicotiana tabacum cultivar K326 chromosome 14, ASM71507v2, whole genome shotgun sequence genome contains a region encoding:
- the LOC107823563 gene encoding tubby-like F-box protein 3 isoform X2, with translation MKWGYGSKSRSRHSSVVAVAEETEGIEIDEEFIESYWANLPSELLREVLMRIEDTESKWPLRKNVVACAGVCRSWREIMKELVKTPEVSGKLTFPISVKQPGPRETLLQCFIKRNQATQTYHLYLSLTQALADDGKFLLAARKYRRPTCTDYIISLDADEMSKGGGTCIGKLRSNFLGTKFTVYDAILPYAGAKMVKSRSTRLVGSKQMNPRVASGNYEVAHISYELNVLGARGPRRMHCVMDAIPTSSIKPGGVAPTQVDFPMGNSDSSLPLRFLRSKSNRMEKSLSGPLETQREGSLVLKNKAPRWHEQLQCWCLNFHGRVTVASVKNFQLVASPENGVAGPEHEKVILQFGKVGKDVFTMDYRYPLSAFQAFAICLSSFDTKIACE, from the exons ATGAAGTGGGGTTATGGGTCTAAATCAAGATCTCGCCACAGCTCAGTGGTAGCTGTGGCAGAGGAAACAGAAGGGATTGAGATTGATGAAGAGTTTATAGAAAGCTATTGGGCTAATTTGCCTTCAGAGCTATTAAGAGAAGTTCTAATGAGAATTGAGGATACAGAATCTAAGTGGCCTCTGAGAAAAAATGTTGTGGCTTGTGCTGGAGTTTGTAGGAGCTGGAGAGAGATTATGAAGGAGTTGGTTAAGACCCCTGAAGTTTCTGGCAAATTAACCTTCCCAATTTCAGTTAAGCAG CCTGGTCCACGAGAGACACTCCTTCAGTGCTTTATAAAGCGAAACCAGGCAACACAGACATATCATCTTTACCTCAGTTTGACTCAAG CATTGGCTGATGATGGCAAGTTTCTTCTTGCTGCTCGGAAATACAGGAGGCCGACCTGCACTGACTACATTATATCACTGGATGCGGATGAAATGTCAAAGGGAGGTGGAACTTGTATCGGGAAACTAAG ATCAAATTTCCTTGGAACCAAGTTCACTGTGTATGATGCTATTCTACCTTATGCTGGAGCGAAAATGGTGAAGAGCCGTTCCACTAGGCTTGTGGGGTCAAAACAAATGAATCCTAGAGTTGCTTCTGGAAACTATGAAGTTGCTCATATTTCGTACGAGTTGAATGTACTTGGAGCCAG GGGGCCGAGAAGAATGCATTGTGTAATGGATGCTATCCCCACTTCTTCCATTAAACCTGGAGGTGTAGCTCCAACACAGGTTGATTTTCCAATGGGCAATAGTGATTCCTCACTTCCACTTCGGTTTCTTCGATCCAAATCAAATCGCATGGAGAAGTCCTTATCTGGACCTTTAGAAACTCAGAGAGAAGGTTCACTTGTTCTGAAAAATAAGGCTCCCAGATGGCATGAGCAGCTCCAGTGCTGGTGTTTGAACTTTCATGGTCGCGTAACTGTTGCCTCGGTCAAGAACTTTCAGTTGGTGGCTTCTCCAGAGAATGGTGTGGCTGGACCAGAACACGAGAAGGTTATTCTGCAGTTTGGCAAAGTAGGGAAGGACGTGTTTACAATGGATTACCGCTACCCACTATCAGCATTCCAGGCATTTGCTATATGCCTTAGCAGCTTTGACACTAAAATTGCTTGTGAATGA
- the LOC107823563 gene encoding tubby-like F-box protein 3 isoform X1: MKWGYGSKSRSRHSSVVAVAEETEGIEIDEEFIESYWANLPSELLREVLMRIEDTESKWPLRKNVVACAGVCRSWREIMKELVKTPEVSGKLTFPISVKQPGPRETLLQCFIKRNQATQTYHLYLSLTQALADDGKFLLAARKYRRPTCTDYIISLDADEMSKGGGTCIGKLRSNFLGTKFTVYDAILPYAGAKMVKSRSTRLVGSKQMNPRVASGNYEVAHISYELNVLGASRGPRRMHCVMDAIPTSSIKPGGVAPTQVDFPMGNSDSSLPLRFLRSKSNRMEKSLSGPLETQREGSLVLKNKAPRWHEQLQCWCLNFHGRVTVASVKNFQLVASPENGVAGPEHEKVILQFGKVGKDVFTMDYRYPLSAFQAFAICLSSFDTKIACE; the protein is encoded by the exons ATGAAGTGGGGTTATGGGTCTAAATCAAGATCTCGCCACAGCTCAGTGGTAGCTGTGGCAGAGGAAACAGAAGGGATTGAGATTGATGAAGAGTTTATAGAAAGCTATTGGGCTAATTTGCCTTCAGAGCTATTAAGAGAAGTTCTAATGAGAATTGAGGATACAGAATCTAAGTGGCCTCTGAGAAAAAATGTTGTGGCTTGTGCTGGAGTTTGTAGGAGCTGGAGAGAGATTATGAAGGAGTTGGTTAAGACCCCTGAAGTTTCTGGCAAATTAACCTTCCCAATTTCAGTTAAGCAG CCTGGTCCACGAGAGACACTCCTTCAGTGCTTTATAAAGCGAAACCAGGCAACACAGACATATCATCTTTACCTCAGTTTGACTCAAG CATTGGCTGATGATGGCAAGTTTCTTCTTGCTGCTCGGAAATACAGGAGGCCGACCTGCACTGACTACATTATATCACTGGATGCGGATGAAATGTCAAAGGGAGGTGGAACTTGTATCGGGAAACTAAG ATCAAATTTCCTTGGAACCAAGTTCACTGTGTATGATGCTATTCTACCTTATGCTGGAGCGAAAATGGTGAAGAGCCGTTCCACTAGGCTTGTGGGGTCAAAACAAATGAATCCTAGAGTTGCTTCTGGAAACTATGAAGTTGCTCATATTTCGTACGAGTTGAATGTACTTGGAGCCAG CAGGGGGCCGAGAAGAATGCATTGTGTAATGGATGCTATCCCCACTTCTTCCATTAAACCTGGAGGTGTAGCTCCAACACAGGTTGATTTTCCAATGGGCAATAGTGATTCCTCACTTCCACTTCGGTTTCTTCGATCCAAATCAAATCGCATGGAGAAGTCCTTATCTGGACCTTTAGAAACTCAGAGAGAAGGTTCACTTGTTCTGAAAAATAAGGCTCCCAGATGGCATGAGCAGCTCCAGTGCTGGTGTTTGAACTTTCATGGTCGCGTAACTGTTGCCTCGGTCAAGAACTTTCAGTTGGTGGCTTCTCCAGAGAATGGTGTGGCTGGACCAGAACACGAGAAGGTTATTCTGCAGTTTGGCAAAGTAGGGAAGGACGTGTTTACAATGGATTACCGCTACCCACTATCAGCATTCCAGGCATTTGCTATATGCCTTAGCAGCTTTGACACTAAAATTGCTTGTGAATGA